Sequence from the Aquimarina sp. Aq107 genome:
ACTATAATTTTTTGATAAATTTCCTATAAAACTAAACAGTTTAGACGAGTCACCTTTCAAAATTTTTATTTCATTTTTTCGAATAAATTTTGGATTTACTTTAACTTCTATTTTGTGATTTGATATTTTTTCAAGAAAAAAAAGTACTTCACCTATATTATTAGTTCTTCCAGTACAGATATTTACAATTTCCGAGTTATTTTCCGACAACAACAACTTATAATAACATCTCACTAAATAGTCAACATCATTAAATTCTCTGTAAACTTCCAAATTTCCAAGTTCAATTATTGACTTCTTATGCTTAAAATGAGCTACTATTTTAGGAATTAGAAACTGTAATGATTGTCCAACACCTGTATAGTTGAATGGCCTAGTAATAATAATATTGAGTTTAGAAAAATAAGCTTTAACCATATTCTCCATAGCCAATTTACTATTTCCATAATGATTAATTGGATTTGGGCATAAATTTTCTGAAAGCGTATGACCAGAGCTTCCATACACTGAAGCACTACTTACAATAATTATCTTTTCAGGATCTAAATTAGACTTTACAACAGCATTCAAAAGATTTAATGTTCCGAAAATATTAACCGAATACATTTGCTCTTGATTAACGTCTCCAACAAAAGAAATAGCCGCGGTGTGTATTATGTAATTTGGTCGTAAATCTCTAATGATTTTATCAATTTCGTCCTTTTTAGTAATATCACATAAAAAGTGATTTTTATTTTTTGAAGTTTGAAAACTTGTTCCGAATACGCTCCAGCCTTGATTTATAAAGAACTTCTCTAAATGCACACCAGTAAAACCAGTAATACCAGTGATAAAAACTTTTTTATTAAAATGATCCGCCATTAGTATTTCTTTTAATATCACTTTTTACCATCATTTCTGCAAGTTCTTCAAGAGTAGTTTTTGTTTCCCAACCTAAGTTTTCTTTTGCTTTTGATGCATCTCCAATTAAAAGGTCCACCTCTGCCGGTCTATAAAACTGAGGATTTACTTTTACAATTTCCTTTTGTGTTTTTAAATTAATTCCAACTTCATTTTCATTACTTCCTTCCCAACCTATATCGATACCAACAGTCTTAAATGATAAAGTAACAAAGTCTCTAACAGTTTTTGTTTGATTTGTTGCCAATACATAAGTATCTGCAACAGGCGCCTGTAACATCATATGCATCCCCTCTACATATTCTCTTGCATATCCCCAATCTCTCTTAGCATTAAGATTTCCTAATTCCAATACTTCCTGTTTTTTTAAATATATTTTGGCTACAGCATCTGTAATTTTTCTTGTCACAAATTCTTTACCTCTCAATGGAGACTCATGATTAAATAAAATTCCACTAGTTGCAAACAGGTTATATGATTCTTGATAATTTATAGTAGACCAATGTGCAAAAACTTTAGCTACTCCATAGGGGCTTCTAGGATGAAATGGAGTTTCTTCATTTTGAGGAATTGCATTAACTTTTCCAAACATTTCTGAAGTTGATGCCTGATAAAATTTAATTTTAGGGTTTATTATTCGAATCGCTTCCAATAAATTTAAAGCACCTATTCCAGTAATATTAGCAGTAGCTATTGGCTGCGTAAAGGAAACTCCTACAAAACTTTGGGCAGCCAAATTATAGATTTCATCTGGTTCTACTTCTCCAATTATTCTATATGCACTCGATAAATCAATCAAATCATATTCTAATAAATGAAGATTAGGGTGATCTTCTATTCCCAACTCCTCTATTCTCCAAAAATTAGTCGAGCTTGTTCTTCGGTATGTTCCATACACCTTGTAGTTTTTCGTTAATAGCAACTCAGCCAAGTATGCTGCATCCTGACCTGTAATCCCAGTGATTATAGCTTTTTTCATTATATTTTTCTAATTTGTACGTAATAAACTACAATTATCCAAAAGTTTATGTTTTAAGGTAAACTCAGAACAGAGTGTTTTAGTATCGAAAAGAAACCATATGCTAGAAGAATCTTTCTAATGCCTTAAAAATAATAATACGCACTTACTTTGACAAGTTGTAAACTTAATTCTTCCTCTGGCAATTTCTAACTATATAGTTTCCTTATATTAATTCTTTTTCATTTTGATTACTAGCCAATATTGGCAATCTTAATTAATTATTAGCTTATATTATTTTTAATAATCAAAATAAAATCTTCTGCTGATTTATTCCAAGTATATTTATTTGCATTTATAAAACCTT
This genomic interval carries:
- a CDS encoding GDP-mannose 4,6-dehydratase, with the translated sequence MADHFNKKVFITGITGFTGVHLEKFFINQGWSVFGTSFQTSKNKNHFLCDITKKDEIDKIIRDLRPNYIIHTAAISFVGDVNQEQMYSVNIFGTLNLLNAVVKSNLDPEKIIIVSSASVYGSSGHTLSENLCPNPINHYGNSKLAMENMVKAYFSKLNIIITRPFNYTGVGQSLQFLIPKIVAHFKHKKSIIELGNLEVYREFNDVDYLVRCYYKLLLSENNSEIVNICTGRTNNIGEVLFFLEKISNHKIEVKVNPKFIRKNEIKILKGDSSKLFSFIGNLSKNYSLENTLIKMFNSETNK
- the gmd gene encoding GDP-mannose 4,6-dehydratase; the protein is MKKAIITGITGQDAAYLAELLLTKNYKVYGTYRRTSSTNFWRIEELGIEDHPNLHLLEYDLIDLSSAYRIIGEVEPDEIYNLAAQSFVGVSFTQPIATANITGIGALNLLEAIRIINPKIKFYQASTSEMFGKVNAIPQNEETPFHPRSPYGVAKVFAHWSTINYQESYNLFATSGILFNHESPLRGKEFVTRKITDAVAKIYLKKQEVLELGNLNAKRDWGYAREYVEGMHMMLQAPVADTYVLATNQTKTVRDFVTLSFKTVGIDIGWEGSNENEVGINLKTQKEIVKVNPQFYRPAEVDLLIGDASKAKENLGWETKTTLEELAEMMVKSDIKRNTNGGSF